CTGTCGTGGGTGAGTATGTGTAGTGcaccgatcacacacacacacacacacacacacacacacacacacacacacacacacattatcttgcTTGATGCCCtttcctgcgttaccgaggtagctccaggaacacagaaagaaaggccacattcggtcacactcattctctagctgccactagtgctgtgtccTTAGCAAGCAAGTGACTCACTCCGCAGGTCCTTCCCTCTCCAagacttgcttttacctccctcaccatccccatccACAAACGAACAGTCATAGTAACATCATACACCCTTCCCGCAGACCGACCATCACTTGAAACcactcagtttcctctcttcctactcgcacccaTGCCACACACCTTTGATgaaaacttcccactgcttcaAGCATCTTTTCTCCTCCACCCTATATTCGAAAGACCCTCTacgaggcatctctatcaaccccaaccttgtcatatgctttctccagatccataaattccacagaCAAATCCGTCTgtatatttcttacacacattctttaacgcaaacacctgatccacacatcgtctacaaCTTCTggagccacattgttcctcccatgACAGTTTCCATGAAACAGTCGTGGTATTACTCAGGACGTCTCCGTAAGCACTgttgcagcccaaggttgcgctacttctgTTTGCAGGGAATTGTGCACCCCTTTCTTGAGGTGACTGTACTCACAATGTTACATCCTCAGCATAGGTGGCTTTCCCTTGCGGTGTAACCTCCtggttttatatatgtgtgtgtgtatatatatatatatatatatatatatatatatatatatatatatatatatatatatatatatatatatatatatatatgtgtgtgtgtgtgtgtgtgtgtgtgtgtgtgtgtgggtgtgtagtgtgtttatatattagtggaagtagcacagtcttggagctgcaggagtttCTGGAAAAGGTGTCCTGGAGTATCTTTAGGACCCTTTCAAGAAAGAGCTCctgtatatttatgttgctcagaTGCGTTGGTGTGATATATCTATAGTGTGTGACCTCATAGTTTTTGGTGTAGTTTCATCTAACACTTAACGTCAGCTGGACAGATCTCAGCCAACTGTGGTCATGTCCAGACTCGCATGTCATCAGCATTTTTTCCCCTCTACCTCACTCTCGAGATCTATCCCCCAACCATTGGTCTCGTTTCGCTGACCCTCTCGTTGTCACGTTCCATTTCCGTTGTTTACTTTTAAGAAAGTTCCCGTTCCTTCCCAGTTTCTCTAATATAAACTTCGTATTTCCTCCGTTTACTCTCATTAATGAACTTTTCTAACGCCTCTCGTATGCTCGCGCGCTAACGTACCCATTTTCCTCCACCCCCCCGCACCTTGACTGACTGATTCACGCACGGTGGCACGCGCTGGTGACCCGCCCGCCGCTCGTCCCCTCCTGGCCACACAGACTTGCCGGACGAGAAGCCCAAGATCACTGGCGTCCAGGAGAGTTATCGCATACACGAGGAGGTGAGCCTCAACTGCTCCTCGGCCCACTCCCAGCCACCCGCCAGCCTCACCTTCTACGTCAATGACGAACAGGTCAGTTCTGCAGTGTTTACAGCCATCGCCGACTGGTTTGCCAAACGGCGCCCTGTGTCTAACCCGggagcggtagcgccaaaggggattgcaagaggtcacagagtTAGTTTATATTTACCAGACCTCAGTGTGTAGGTGATTACTCACGTTAGATGTAACTTAATCACTCTATATTGTGTGATAGTGAAGATCTCTGTATGGGCACCTCATCATATTCCTAATGTGAAAGTATATTGCATGTGTGAACCAGTCGtgcattcattcatttcaagttaCAATGATAGATGAGTTTATGTGGATCAGTATTAACGAATGTGAAGACTTGCTCTGGTCTTATCTGGACTTGACGTGGTAGGAATTATTTCAAGATGGGTTCTGTCCTGTCGTAttaacctcacatctctctctgtctctcactcacCGTAAACCATTCCTCTCCTCCCGTCAGGCCGACTCGACTTGGCTCGTCCACTACCCTCCCCTGGAGGACCTGGCGACTGGCCTCGAGACGGCGGTCCTGGGTCTCCGCTTCCCGCTGCGTCCGAGACTGCTCCGCCGGGGCTACGCCAACGTCAAGTGCACGGCGTCCATCCTCAACCTGTACTGGGAGAGTAGCGAGACTCTCCTCTCCGGCGACGTGCCCTACCACGCCTCTATCATGGAGGGCCGAGCTGCTGGCGACCAAGGTGGGTGTTGAGTAGAGACTCAGGTGGGGCGGCGGCGCGGCCCTGGTGACGAGGGTGAGTCACTGTTGGTCCTGCTACCCAGGCTGAGTACTCGGATGAGTCCAGGTGGGTTCCTACTAACTCAGGTGGTGTTCGTTTAGCAGGCTCGACTATCATTCGGAGTCGCTGGGTGTAGTAGGCTGGTCCTGGTAGGTGAGGGAGAACGGCCGAGATGAGAAGTTCGGTGGTGGACGTCCTGCTGTTGGATCGCCTAAGGAGGACCTGCTTGTGGCAGCTGACGGTGATGTGCTGCTTCTGGCTAGGGTGCCAGGGTGGGTGACGGGCTGGCTTGATGAACCAGAAACCGTGGGATGAAGGGGTAGTTCAGTAGCCCGACTGACCAGCCAAGTGGGATGGTACTGACTAGAGTGGTGAACTGGTCTGGGAGGCTTGTTGGCTGGCCAGGCCAACTGAGGGACTGGTCAGCCCAATGAAGAGGCTTGCCGGGCGAATCAGAAAGTTTGTGGTCAGTCAATTATGTAGGTGATCAGGCCATATATCAAGTTGGGTTAACCCGTCATGTAGCTGATCAGGCCATTTTAAAAGTTGCTTTGGATGTTCATGTGGCTGATCAGGTCATGCTGGCCGAGCTGGTTGTGAAGCTAACCAAAAGTTGGCTATACACTGGCCAAGATGAGAGTGATGCCGGTaaagtgaggacacacacacacacacacacacacacacacacacacacacacacacacacatggcggcaGTCTACAAAGCTATGAAAGGCTATTTGATGTTAtagaaaggtcaagagatggggcaatacgagtggagagctctctctctctccatactacacaaataggtaaatacaaatgGGTAAACACAGAGTGGAAGGGTGACTGCAGGGGCGGGGCCGTACCGAATGTTGGAgggaagagaaagtgtgtgtggggggaacgaTGATCGAACTCGGGTGAACGGCTCCGGCAGGAGTCGCTGCCGATTGGATGGAACCCCTAGTGGTGTGAAGGAGGGGTTATGGGCGGCAGTGGAAGGAGGAAGACTTGGTCCGACAGAAGCTGGACACAGGGATGAGTGTATGGTGGATGGAGGTAACTGTGGATGATAGGAGGAAGGGGCAAAAGTGTGGTAAGAAAGAAGAGGGTGGGtgatatggatggtgttgttgtggaAGGTAGAGATGCCGGGAGTAGGGAGGTGTGGTAAGAAGAATTATGGGGGTGTGGCAAGGAGAATGAGGGAGATATGGCAAGGGGGAAGTTTAAGAGGTTTGGTAGGGGGGGAAACAGGATGGTGTAATGGGTGGAACTAGGGAGATGTGTTGCGTTGAActagggggggtgtgggagggaaaaatAAGGGTGTGTTTTAGAGGATTTAAGGAGATGAGTTTAGGGAgctggagatgtgtggtaacggGAACAAGAAAAGTGTGGTAGGGGGGAACTAGGGAGATGCGGTGGGAGGAACTGGAAACGTGTGGTAGGGAAGACTATGGAGATGCAGTAGAGGGGACGAAGGAGATGTGGTAGAGGTGAATAGAAGGGTGCGGTAGGAAGGACTAGGGAAACGGAAGGGAAAAATAGTGAAGGGAGCTGTAGGAGACCAGAGTTGGGGGagtagtgttggggagagagggtgAATAGAATGGCgggggggtgttggaggtagtTGCTGGAATATGACATGCATGTCCCTCTCATTCCAGGTTGTTCGACGACAGCCTCCGTCGTCCTCACGCTGGTGGCGTCAggactcctcctgctgctcctgtcacACTAGACAGAAGACGCCACTACTTATGCCCTTGGTCCACGAGCGGGCGGAGGAAGGGGGCGCGAGCAGTCTGGTGCAGACTGGACCTTctgccaccgctgctgctgctgctgttgctgctgctgctcctacgcCACATGAGATACTCCTTCAGGTCTTGTCTCCGGAGTGGCTAAGGGATGCATTACACCTGCTGCGCCTGCCCCGCTAGGAACTaactaacccccttcccccctcatccaTGTCGTTTAAGTAAGGGACGTGTGCTGGGGGAACACATGGGAGACCCGAAGCTTAAAGTACTGGTACGTGAACAGCCTCTCGGTGTTTCCTGTAAGCTGTGCTGCAAATACAGCAGAACTGTGTGAAATCTGAGGAGAAAAACCAAGTTGAAAATCAAACAAAAGAACCGTCTGTGAACTTAGAAAGTGTCAAGAAAATGAGGAACACAGATGGGGGGAACACAGTGCCCCCAGGAGACGAGTTACTCTGTAATTTTGTCGTTTTTCACatggaacaaatatatatatatatatatatatatatatatatatatatatatatatatatatatatatatatatatatatatatatatatatatatatacacaaacatacataaggTGTTACCAGTTTTCGTTTAGAAGAGAATAACAAAATGGcattttactttcttttctttaatgatAATACTGGGGCGTCTCACCGTGTTTATATGAAGCTTCCAGTAAAAGCTCTTCGTATATCGCTTGAGTGCATGAACCCAGTTGTGTGTGTTCAAATCttattgtccacacacacacacacacacagacttacgcCTCACGGGAGTGTCCTCTCGTCGCTGGAGGTGGAGGCGAGAAGCCACAGAAAACGACAATTCCACCACGCACTCTCCTCACGCTGGGGCGCGCGGTCGTGCTGGAGAAGACGACCGGATACCTGTCGTGTTTTGACCTAGGGTGTTcaactccaccttcctccctcttatattttttttttttttttttgccctaggTACGCCGTAATGTAAGTCAGTGTGCGAGATCTGTGTAGAATGTTATATTCTTCTATTCagagttctatttttttttttttttttgctttctccaTGCTTGAAGGTTCTTATGGAGAGCTCTTATTCatgtaaatgcatatatatatatatatatatatatatatatatatatatatatatatatatatatatatatatatgagtccacggggaaataaaacacgataagttcccaagtgcactt
This window of the Panulirus ornatus isolate Po-2019 chromosome 10, ASM3632096v1, whole genome shotgun sequence genome carries:
- the LOC139750791 gene encoding uncharacterized protein — its product is MDGRCTWRSLLSLLAVLGSIHDIARGLHITKVDVPTPVAVGEGGWLECQFVDEGESIYALKWYLGLDEFYRWTPAESPQVKTFPVKGDPLTVNTAESHRGRVRIQDVRLGAAGVFRCEVSAEAPAFHTESRVATMTVVDLPDEKPKITGVQESYRIHEEVSLNCSSAHSQPPASLTFYVNDEQADSTWLVHYPPLEDLATGLETAVLGLRFPLRPRLLRRGYANVKCTASILNLYWESSETLLSGDVPYHASIMEGRAAGDQGCSTTASVVLTLVASGLLLLLLSH